One stretch of Rhinolophus ferrumequinum isolate MPI-CBG mRhiFer1 chromosome 5, mRhiFer1_v1.p, whole genome shotgun sequence DNA includes these proteins:
- the BAMBI gene encoding BMP and activin membrane-bound inhibitor homolog, whose amino-acid sequence MDRHSSYIFIWLQLELCAMAVLLTKGEIRCYCDAAHCVATGYMCKSELSACFSRLLDPQNTNSPLTHGCLDSLASTADICQAKQAQNHSGTAMPTLECCHEDMCNYRGLHDVLSPPKGEVSGQGNRYQHDSSRNLITKVQELTSSKELWFRAAVIAVPIAGGLILVLLIMLALRMLRSENKRLQDQRQQMLSRLHYSFHGHHSKKGQVAKLDLECMVPVSGHENCCLTCDKMRQADLSNDKILSLVHWGMYSGHGKLEFV is encoded by the exons ATGGATCGCCATTCCAGCTACATCTTCATCTGGCTGCAGCTCGAACTCTGCGCCATGGCCGTGCTGCTCACCAAAG GTGAAATCAGATGCTACTGTGATGCTGCCCATTGTGTGGCGACTGGCTATATGTGTAAATCTGAGCTAAGCGCCTGCTTCTCTAGACTTCTTGATCCTCAGAACACAAATTCCCCACTCACCCATGGCTGCCTGGACTCTCTCGCAAGCACAGCAGACATCTGCCAAGCCAAACAGGCACAAAACCACTCTGGCACCGCCATGCCCACGTTGGAATGCTGTCATGAAGATATGTGCAATTACAGAGGGCTGCATGACGTTCTCTCCCCCCCCAAGGGGGAGGTCTCAG GACAAGGAAACCGGTATCAGCATGACAGTAGCAGAAACCTCATCACCAAAGTGCAGGAGCTGACTTCTTCCAAAGAGTTGTGGTTCCGGGCAGCGGTGATCGCTGTTCCCATCGCTGGAGGGCTGATTTTAGTGTTGCTTATTATGTTGGCCTTGAGGATGCTTCGAAGTGAAAACAAGAGACTGCAGGACCAGCGGCAACAGATGCTGTCCCGTTTGCACTACAGCTTTCATGGACACCATTCCAAAAAGGGGCAGGTTGCAAAGTTGGACTTGGAATGCATGGTACCAGTGAGTGGGCATGAGAACTGCTGTCTGACCTGTGATAAAATGAGACAAGCAGACCTCAGCAACGACAAGATCCTCTCGCTCGTTCATTGGGGCATGTACAGTGGGCACGGGAAGCTGGAATTCGTATGA